In Malus sylvestris chromosome 16, drMalSylv7.2, whole genome shotgun sequence, the following are encoded in one genomic region:
- the LOC126607466 gene encoding leucoanthocyanidin reductase-like, which translates to MTVSSSLSVAKSGSVLIVGATGFIEAIGEVGTVKRFLPSEFRHEVDRADPVEPGLTMYLEKRKVRRWVEESGVP; encoded by the exons ATGACTGTTTCATCTTCTCTTTCTGTTGCCAAAAGTGGCAGCGTCCTCATCGTCGGTGCCACCGGTTTCATCGAGGCCATTGGAGAAGTTGGAACAGTTAAG AGGTTTTTGCCGTCGGAGTTTAGACATGAGGTGGACAGGGCTGATCCGGTGGAACCAGGGCTCACCATGTACTTGGAGAAACGCAAGGTTAGACGTTGGGTCGAGGAATCTGGGGTGCCCTAA